The nucleotide window CCACCAGGCGCTGGCGTTCTTGATCACCGACATGCAGATGGCCATCGATGGTACACGCCTGCTCTTGCACGAAGCGGCCTGGCATGCAGACCGCGGTCTGGACTTCACAGCGCTGGCAGCGGCGGTTTTCGTCGAAGCCATCGAAGCTTCGCGCTTTGTAGGTCCCAATGGAGTTCAGATTCTGGGCGGCCACGGTTTCATGCAGGACTATCCGGTCGAAAAACACATGCGCGAGTCTCGGGCTCTGGGCCTTCTGCTAGGCGGGGTCGATCCGGCGCGCGAGCAGGCGGGGCAATCCCTGTGCACTCTGGGCGCACCCGTTCAACTCTCGCAGATCGAGGCGCGCTGATGGAGTTTTCGATCGACAAGCCCATGCGCGAAAAGCTGGAGGAAGCCCGCGAGCGCGGTCGCACGGAAGTCCGGCCGGTGGGTCTGGAAGCGGATCGTCTAGGCCGGGCCATCCCGGTCGATCACCCGTATTTCCTCAAGCTGATCAAACGCGGGGAAGGTCGCACCGGCTGGCCTGGACCGGGTGTGCAAGCCGAGCCTCCGCGCCCCGGAGACTCGACGCGCAGCACGGTCATGGCCCTGTTGCTCGCCGAAGAGTACGCCTATTGGGATCGCGGTGTGGGCGTGGGGAATCCCGGACCCGGTCTGCCCGAATCCAATGTGCTGTCGATGGGTACCGACGAGCAGAAGGAGCGTTTCCTCGGCATTTTCTTGAAACCCGATCGACCGCGCTGGGCGTGCTTCGCCATGACCGAACCCGGCGCGGGCTCCGATGCTGCGGGCATCCAGACCAGTGCGCGCAAGGACGGCGATGCCTGGATCCTGAACGGAGCCAAGTGTTTCATCGGCAGTGCCAGTCGCTCAGACTGGATTCTGGTGCAGACTACGATCGACCCGTCCAAGGGGCGCGGCGCGCAGCGCGCCTTCTTCGTCGAGAAGGACACTCCAGGACTCGGCGGTTTCAAGATCGAGAAGAAGATGGGCATGAAGGCCTACGAGTCCACGTCGTTCACACTCGACGACGTTCGGATTCCGGCCGCCAATCTTCTGGGCGGTGAGGAGCGCTACCAGCAACAGGCCGGCTTCAAGACCGCGATGCGCACATTCAACGCGGGACGCCCCGTGATCGCCGCCAATGCTGTCGGCATCGGTCGGGCTGTGATCGATGAATCACTCGTGTTCGCGCGCGAGCACGACTTATTGGGCGATGTGCGCGTGCGCGATCGCATCGAGCACAGTGCTCGCCAGTTGCGCAAGGCGCGACTCCTATGCCTTCGCGCCGGTTGGTTGGCAGATCAGCAGCGTCCCAACATCCTGGAAGCCTCCATGTCGAAGGCACTTGCG belongs to bacterium and includes:
- a CDS encoding acyl-CoA dehydrogenase, coding for MEFSIDKPMREKLEEARERGRTEVRPVGLEADRLGRAIPVDHPYFLKLIKRGEGRTGWPGPGVQAEPPRPGDSTRSTVMALLLAEEYAYWDRGVGVGNPGPGLPESNVLSMGTDEQKERFLGIFLKPDRPRWACFAMTEPGAGSDAAGIQTSARKDGDAWILNGAKCFIGSASRSDWILVQTTIDPSKGRGAQRAFFVEKDTPGLGGFKIEKKMGMKAYESTSFTLDDVRIPAANLLGGEERYQQQAGFKTAMRTFNAGRPVIAANAVGIGRAVIDESLVFAREHDLLGDVRVRDRIEHSARQLRKARLLCLRAGWLADQQRPNILEASMSKALAATVAYDAASLGMELLGSVGARGDHLIEKLYRDVKAMDIVEGTGQIQRVIMSRNLVGLSSRG